The region AGGCGCGCGAGACTTACGAAATCATGCGCGCGCAGGACGTCGGCTGGTCGGACAATCGCATCGTGCTGGGCAAGCTCTCGGGGCGCAATGCGTTCCGCCGACGGCTGGAGGAACTTGGTATTGCGCTCTCCTCGGAAGAGGAGCTCAACATTGCGTTCTCGCGATTCAAGGATCTCGCGGACAAAAAACACGAGATCTACGACGAAGACCTGCAGGCGCTGGTCACCGAGGCGCAGGTCGAAGCCGAGAGCGAGCACTACAAGCTCGCCGCTCTGCGCGTGTGTTCGGAAACGGGCGAGACGCCGGTGGCTCGCGTGACCGTCAATGTGGACGGCGAGGAACGCCGTGGCGAGGCGGCCGGCGGCGGGCCGGTGGATGCGTCGTTCAAGGCGATCGAGTCGATCGTTGCGAGCAATACTAACCTGCAGTTGTACTCGGTCAACGCCATCACCAGCGGCACCGACGCGCAGGGCGAGGTGACCGTGCGGCTGGAAAAGGCCGGGCGCATCGTCAACGGTCAGGGCGCGGACACCGACATCGTCATCGCCTCGGCCAAGGCGTATTTGAACGCGCTGAACAAGCTGGTACAAAAAGCCAGGCCGCATCCTCAGCGGGGGGACGTATGAGCATTCGCCGCGGACCGGGACGCTTATCAGGACGCCCGCCCGCGGCGCGGCCTCGCTTCATCATGGCTGGTACATCGGGCGCGGTTCAATCTGAAAAGTAACGTTAGCGGCTTCGCGTGAACGAAATAGAACGGCAGGCATATCTGCGCGCCATGGGCATCGACGTGTGGGTGCCGCGAGTGGACGGGACTCGGGACTCGGGACTCGGGACTCGGGAAACCATTGCTGCCAGTGTTACTGAAACTCTAACTGCTGCGACCGCCCAGTCTAAAGCACCGTCTGACCGCCCTGAAACGCGCCCATTCCGGGATGAGGCGCCACGCTCGTTCTCACGCCCAGCCGAAATTTTGCATTCTGAAGGTCAAAACCCTGGGTGCGATGTCCGGCTTAACCACCCTCCGAGTCCGGAGTCCCGAGTCTCGAGTCCCGCCGATACCGACGTCGCGCAACTCGACTGGAATGCGCTTGAGCAACGCGTCGCTGGCTGCACCTTGTGTGGACTGCAAGAGACTCGTACGCAGACGGTGTTCGGCGTTGGCAGTCACACGGCTGACTGGCTTTTCGTCGGCGAAGCGCCGGGCAGGGACGAAGATGCGCAAGGTGAACCCTTTGTCGGGCGCGCGGGTCAATTATTGAACAACATGCTCCGCGCCCTGGGTCTTTCCCGCGAGCAGGTATTCATCGCCAATGTTCTAAAATGCCGTCCGCCGAAGAATCGCGATCCGAAACCGATTGAGGCGGCCTGTTGCGAACCTTATCTCAAGCGCCAGATCGCGTTGCTCCGACCCAAGATTATCATCGCGCTGGGCCGTATCGCGGCACAGAACCTGCTTCGCACGGATACGCCCATTGGCAAAATGCGCGGGCACCAATACGTTTATGCCGATACGGGCATTCCCCTGCTGGTGACGTATCATCCGGCGTATCTGCTGCGCAGTCCGCTGGAAAAACGCAAGGCGTGGGAAGATTTGCTGCGGGCGAAAAAGCTGGTGCAAAGCGCTTGAGCCGCGTCTGATTTCCGGCTGACAATCACGTACTTGAATGAGCGCTGTTCCCGATCTTTGCGAATACAGTCTGCGGCCCATGCGGCGGCGCGATCTTGTGCAAATAAATGCCATAGAGTCGTGCGCATACCAATATCCCTGGTCGGCGGGCATCTTCCGGGACTGTCTGCGCGTGGGTTATTCCTGCTGGGTGTACGAAGCGGTGGGCAGCGTCCAGGCGTACGCCGTCATGTCGATCGCGGCCGCCGAATGCCACGTGATGAATCTCACCGTCAACCCCGAAGTTCACGGCCAGGGCGTGGGGCGCGAAGTCCTGCGCCGGCTGATCATTATCGCCCGTGACCAGGGCGCCGACACCGCGCTGCTGGAGGCGCGGCCTTCCAATCACGCCGCGCTCAAGCTTTATCGATCCGAGGGATTCAACGAGCTGGGCACGCGCAAGGCGTACTATCCCGCCCGTGCCGGGCGCGAGGACGCCGTTATTCTGGCGAAAGCCTTGTGACGCCGCTCGCCGGAGCTTCGTCCCGTTTACCTGTCTCAACCTCTGCCGGAATCTTAGCGCGTGCGGTCGCGCGCGCCGATTGCGTCTGGCGCGGCGACCAGATCCCGGACAATAGATCTGTAGGCGGCCTCACGCCGCACAGACTGACGCGGCCAGCGTCGTACAATGTACGCTTGGGTGCTGGTGAGCGTAACCGCCGGCGTGCAGCCCTCGCGCACCGAGCGGCCAAAGCGATTCGGCCTAAAATTTGCCTGATTTCGTTAGACCTGAGATTCGTCGGGACGGGTTCTGCAAATAATCTTTATCATCACCCCCCGCGAAGGTCTGTCTCCCCCACGGCGTTCGGCGTTATCCTGCATCGCGAAATCCTAGATCGACGAGAAGTGCCGCCGGAGCGGAAGGGAAACGTCCTTCCGAAATGCTCGCAAGCTTTTTCCAGGGATCGGCGCCCCCCTTAATGCTAAAGCCCGACGGTAACCGTCTCGGCGAGAGACCGTTCCTAAACCTATAACGCCAAGCGCATCGAGCGACGGAAATGAGAATCGAGAATTTTACGGCGGAAGTGAAAGACGACAAAAAACGCGTTGCGGCGACGGTGACCTGGGAGGACACCGACAAGTCGGCGCAAGACATTTTCTTCGAGACGACAGTAGCGTTTGCCGACGGTCTGTCCAATAATCCCCATGCATTTCTGGTGGCGTGCATCATTCCAGCCCTGCGCCATGGTGAACGAAGGATCGCCATCGACGCGGAAATCTGCCCTGAACTGCGCAACGGACTGATCACGGCCATGAGCTTGCTTCGCCACTGGTATAAACCGGAGCGCAGGCTCGTTACCATCGAGGCGCAAACAAGATACCGGATGCCGATACCGCGCACCAAAGAGCGCGCGGGCGTATTCCTCTCGGGTGGCATCGATTCCCTCGCGAGTCTCCGCGCCAACCGTCTTGATTTCCCACTGGAACATCGCGGGTCATTCAAAGACGGGTTGCTGATCCATGGGATTGAAAAAGGCAAGCAGCTGGAGTTCTTCGAGCAGGCGCGAAGCTCTTTGTCACAGATTGTCCGCGAAGACGGCCAGCTCGACCTGATTCCGGTGTATACGAACATCAGGTTGCTCGATTTTAACAGCTACTTTTGGGGCACCGAGTTTCTGGGGGCGGCCCTCGCGTCCGTTGCTCATGCATTCTCGCGACGGTTGACGACGGTTACCATACCTTCAACCTTCGACTTATCAGTCTTAACCCCGTTTGCATCACACCCGCTACTGGACCCCAACTACAGCAGCAATGACTTGCGAATTCGGCACGATGGTATTGTCCTGACAAGGCTGGCCAAGACGAAGTTAGTCGCTGACTGGGAAGTGGCTCTGCAAAATATCAGGGTGTGTAACAACCCAAAGGATATCAAGCCGGGCACGCTCAACTGTGGTCGATGCGAGAAATGCTTGCGAACGAAGCTCGCGCTGCGGGCGTGTGGAAAGCTTGAAAAAACGCGTGCTTTCCCCCCGACTGGTGCCTCGGAAGCATCGCTGCTGGCGAAACAGAATTTCGGCAATGATGTCGATTACGACGCTGCGAAGAGCTTCTATCAAGAGCTGGTAGAGCCTTTGAAACAAGCAGGTCACCGCGATGTAGCGCGTGACGTCGAGCGCTTGATTGCCCGTTCTCGCGCGGGCAGGAGACGCGCCCTCATGAAGGCAAGGGTCAAGCGAACGAAGACAACGCTGAAACAGATTGACAGCAAACTGTTCGGCGGCAACCTACTGAACTTTTGGCAAAAATCGCGCGCATGAACACAAGCAATCAATAAACCTTGATCTGCAGATCCGCCTCACCGCTTTACGAATCCGCTTAATCGGGGCTTGACGCGGGCGCTCCGTCGCCGAGGCGCGCTTGATAGCGCGCACTGTGTCAAGGCGTCCCGCGCGCTCAAGGTAAGGAATTACCTCGAAATAAATGTGGAGCACCATTTCAAGCCTTTGTCCTAAGCAGGATCTTCTTCGAACGTCTGAACAGCCGTCTCGACAACCTCAACAGTTTGCGTCCTCTGCTTATAGTCGTTTGCTTGAGCATAATCGTGACCCGCAAGGATGTGGGTTTGGGATCCTTGATATCCCAGGTGGCAAAAATATGTGGCTTGAAATACGGGCGGATGAGTTCGCTTACGGTGTACTGCTCCTGACGATAGTATTTGATCCAATAACTGATGTCTCTGTAAGGATCCAGCCAGTAGATCCCGTCCCGACTTTCCTGCGGCCTGGGCAGTTCGCCTTCTACCAGGTGCTGATATTGAAGCCAGGGGAAGTTAATGCCGCAGCGCACCGCTAAAAGGGATGAATTGTTGTGACGACCATTGACCTCCATCAGTTTATAGACGCCATTGCGCGGGTCTTGCTTGAATTCAATGTTTGCATAGCCGTAGTAGTTCATGCCCCTGAGCAGGGCGCGGCCGTGTTCGACGACCTCAGGAACATGCCGGCTTACTACAGCGCAGGGATATCCAAAGCGGGGCGGTGCGTGCCGCAACTTGGCCGAGGTAAATTCGACTAGCGGCTCGCCATCCCAGAAATAACAGTTGTAGTTGACGCCATGTGTGTCATTACCGGGTATAAGTTCCTGGATCATAATCCCAAGACCGGCCTCGGCGATCCTCCGATACTGGAAGAGTAGCGCCTCCCGGTTTTCGATCAATAGTAACTTATGGTGGAAGCTCGCATGGAAGAGGTGGC is a window of Gammaproteobacteria bacterium DNA encoding:
- the rimI gene encoding ribosomal protein S18-alanine N-acetyltransferase — encoded protein: MSAVPDLCEYSLRPMRRRDLVQINAIESCAYQYPWSAGIFRDCLRVGYSCWVYEAVGSVQAYAVMSIAAAECHVMNLTVNPEVHGQGVGREVLRRLIIIARDQGADTALLEARPSNHAALKLYRSEGFNELGTRKAYYPARAGREDAVILAKAL
- a CDS encoding ATP-grasp domain-containing protein, with the protein product MKPAIIISANTGSLAVVRALGTMGVPVVIMYYDDAHDFAHVSKYVVERIKVPHPEEAETAFIDRVVEYATHHGGGLLIPTADDSVSAVAKYKELLQQHYIVACPEERIAEQFIDKKHTYVLAERVGVPYPRTLVPTSVEEVERFGSEIDYPVLLKPSHSHLFHASFHHKLLLIENREALLFQYRRIAEAGLGIMIQELIPGNDTHGVNYNCYFWDGEPLVEFTSAKLRHAPPRFGYPCAVVSRHVPEVVEHGRALLRGMNYYGYANIEFKQDPRNGVYKLMEVNGRHNNSSLLAVRCGINFPWLQYQHLVEGELPRPQESRDGIYWLDPYRDISYWIKYYRQEQYTVSELIRPYFKPHIFATWDIKDPKPTSLRVTIMLKQTTISRGRKLLRLSRRLFRRSKKILLRTKA
- a CDS encoding uracil-DNA glycosylase yields the protein MGIDVWVPRVDGTRDSGLGTRETIAASVTETLTAATAQSKAPSDRPETRPFRDEAPRSFSRPAEILHSEGQNPGCDVRLNHPPSPESRVSSPADTDVAQLDWNALEQRVAGCTLCGLQETRTQTVFGVGSHTADWLFVGEAPGRDEDAQGEPFVGRAGQLLNNMLRALGLSREQVFIANVLKCRPPKNRDPKPIEAACCEPYLKRQIALLRPKIIIALGRIAAQNLLRTDTPIGKMRGHQYVYADTGIPLLVTYHPAYLLRSPLEKRKAWEDLLRAKKLVQSA